In one uncultured Methanoregula sp. genomic region, the following are encoded:
- a CDS encoding dihydroneopterin aldolase family protein: MLTDRETAIFEAGIKLGALYHQWVGTPISRRSAASVETAIEQAVILQPFVEEITVRLNRDLMKENTFGYSELSGLMFDVEIITRVRYSYCHARLNPCEGYPLMKVVECHEIPEISRN, encoded by the coding sequence ATGCTGACAGACCGGGAAACTGCCATATTTGAAGCGGGGATTAAACTGGGTGCGCTCTACCACCAATGGGTAGGCACGCCGATTTCACGGAGATCCGCTGCAAGTGTTGAGACCGCAATAGAACAGGCTGTCATCCTTCAGCCGTTCGTGGAAGAGATAACCGTCCGGCTGAACCGGGACCTGATGAAGGAGAATACCTTCGGGTACAGCGAACTGTCAGGCCTTATGTTTGATGTGGAGATCATCACCCGGGTCAGGTATTCCTATTGCCATGCCCGGCTGAACCCCTGTGAGGGGTATCCGCTCATGAAAGTCGTGGAGTGCCATGAAATCCCTGAAATTTCCCGTAACTGA
- a CDS encoding 60S ribosomal export protein NMD3 — protein sequence MNATIKDNFCPKCGKPTQNPGLCTDCKIGSTPWFTCDHRVQNTQCPSCGATKQVNTWTDSTLERSEIGSELARTAVHFHPEVKKPTIDVTIVDISINRSRANLTLHGTLYKQPVEGTCSTEILWHKEQCDRCNRISGSYYEGVIQVRADGRLPSTFELQMSASIAQQIEDTLQSGGERLSFISDMNETRDGIDIIIGSQHIGTKISQGIISQLGGRYTTHPKLVGEKNGRQLFRITYSVRLPRFQKHDVVAVKNRYYEIERVESHHIRTFDLAEGSSRSVRDDDVERIIGNARSSESALVAFAESTTIGIMDPVSCQTHEYRRPAWLEVKAGDHVGILRDGDTLVMVR from the coding sequence ATGAATGCTACAATTAAAGACAATTTCTGCCCGAAATGCGGGAAACCGACCCAGAACCCGGGCCTCTGCACGGACTGTAAGATCGGCAGTACTCCCTGGTTTACCTGCGACCACCGGGTACAGAACACCCAGTGCCCCAGCTGCGGAGCAACAAAGCAGGTGAATACCTGGACAGATTCCACCCTGGAGCGCTCTGAAATCGGGTCGGAACTGGCCAGGACGGCAGTCCATTTTCACCCGGAAGTCAAGAAACCCACCATTGATGTAACCATTGTGGATATCAGTATCAACCGGTCACGGGCAAATCTCACGCTCCACGGGACACTGTATAAACAACCGGTTGAGGGTACCTGTTCAACGGAAATACTCTGGCACAAGGAACAATGCGACCGGTGCAACCGTATCAGCGGGAGCTACTATGAAGGCGTTATCCAGGTCAGGGCAGACGGAAGACTTCCAAGCACCTTCGAACTCCAGATGTCTGCATCGATTGCCCAGCAGATCGAAGATACACTGCAGTCCGGCGGGGAGCGCCTCTCGTTCATCTCCGATATGAACGAGACCCGGGATGGCATCGATATTATCATCGGATCGCAGCATATCGGAACGAAGATCTCACAGGGAATCATTTCCCAGCTGGGTGGCCGGTATACCACGCATCCCAAACTGGTCGGTGAGAAGAACGGCCGCCAGCTCTTCCGGATAACGTACTCGGTCCGGCTCCCCCGGTTTCAGAAACATGACGTTGTGGCTGTGAAAAACCGGTATTACGAGATCGAACGGGTCGAATCGCATCATATCAGGACATTCGACCTTGCAGAAGGGTCTTCCCGGTCCGTGAGGGATGATGATGTCGAGCGTATCATCGGCAATGCCCGGAGTTCAGAATCTGCTCTTGTGGCATTTGCCGAGAGCACAACGATAGGCATTATGGACCCGGTCAGCTGCCAGACGCATGAGTACCGGAGACCGGCATGGCTGGAAGTCAAAGCAGGGGATCATGTTGGGATCCTGCGGGACGGGGACACGCTGGTCATGGTCAGGTAA
- a CDS encoding SAM-dependent methyltransferase, with protein MRVRQVPKHILGEIRNEYWVDRTRRPCIEDEIAWVPVKEGEPFDRDIPPPSRYQGRGYYMIGDIAVIHGTRPGPEEIKEIVSFRHPRGVLWIEALHDVTRTPHAHLLWGEGGEVSHRESGYTYILDPTRVMFAQGNREEKMRMASLIRESGSEVRVADMFAGIGYFTIPMAGTGAYVHAMEINPVSYDYLQKNILENRLSDRIQPSLGDCRELLKGTYDRIVMGHFDAIEMLPSIIPHVSGGSIIHIHSVGSVEDRIRTIMEGAGFSVSINVHKVKKYRPHAWHVVQDVTIK; from the coding sequence ATGCGGGTAAGGCAGGTACCAAAACATATCCTGGGCGAGATCAGAAATGAGTACTGGGTGGACAGGACACGACGCCCTTGCATTGAAGATGAGATCGCTTGGGTACCTGTGAAAGAGGGAGAACCATTCGATAGGGACATTCCCCCTCCTTCCCGCTACCAGGGACGCGGGTATTACATGATCGGTGACATCGCGGTTATTCATGGTACGAGACCCGGGCCTGAAGAGATCAAAGAGATCGTTTCATTCCGTCATCCTCGGGGTGTGCTCTGGATCGAGGCGCTCCACGATGTTACGCGGACACCGCATGCCCACCTTCTCTGGGGGGAGGGAGGGGAAGTATCCCACAGGGAGAGCGGGTATACCTACATTCTTGATCCCACCCGGGTGATGTTTGCGCAGGGAAACCGCGAGGAAAAGATGCGGATGGCTTCCCTGATCCGGGAGAGTGGATCTGAAGTACGGGTAGCAGATATGTTTGCCGGGATCGGTTACTTCACTATCCCCATGGCCGGGACAGGGGCTTATGTCCATGCAATGGAGATAAATCCGGTATCCTATGATTACCTCCAAAAAAATATTCTTGAGAACCGACTATCTGACCGGATCCAGCCCTCCCTTGGGGATTGCCGCGAACTTCTCAAAGGAACATACGACCGGATCGTCATGGGTCATTTTGATGCAATAGAGATGCTTCCATCCATCATTCCACATGTATCAGGAGGCAGTATCATTCATATCCACAGTGTGGGTTCTGTTGAAGACCGGATTCGTACAATTATGGAAGGAGCAGGTTTTTCTGTCTCCATCAATGTACATAAAGTCAAGAAGTACCGGCCGCATGCGTGGCATGTTGTGCAGGATGTGACGATAAAATGA
- a CDS encoding metallophosphoesterase, translating into MKIEFLRDGPALVIERDLRLLIVADMHFGIEADLAMHGLYFRSRSAGRLERLQRTIDQADPDELILLGDVKHSIPTLTRQEYDEMPKILEALRGRIPIRVFPGNHDIGIERFLEDRELMPKEGAILDGVGYLHGHMYPAPALGGHLIVVGHHHPLLSIRDEVGCALQAPAYIRAGLDTKKLGLKPAPGTGAVSRALFVPAFNEISGYDILQIVKNPFSPISRCMVHEETEIILADGTYIGSLKSIQINEDA; encoded by the coding sequence ATGAAGATCGAATTTCTCCGGGATGGCCCGGCACTGGTGATCGAGCGGGATCTCCGCCTTCTCATTGTTGCGGATATGCATTTCGGGATCGAGGCAGATCTTGCTATGCACGGCCTGTATTTCCGGAGCAGGAGTGCCGGCAGGCTCGAGCGCTTGCAGAGAACCATTGATCAGGCAGACCCTGACGAACTCATCCTTCTGGGGGATGTCAAGCACAGTATCCCTACGCTGACACGCCAGGAGTATGACGAAATGCCTAAAATTCTCGAAGCGCTACGCGGACGCATTCCCATCAGGGTCTTTCCGGGCAACCACGACATAGGTATCGAACGGTTCCTTGAAGATCGCGAGCTCATGCCAAAAGAAGGCGCAATCCTTGACGGTGTTGGATATCTGCATGGTCACATGTATCCGGCACCCGCACTGGGCGGGCACCTGATCGTTGTCGGCCACCATCACCCGCTTCTCTCAATACGGGATGAAGTGGGGTGTGCGCTCCAGGCTCCGGCCTATATCCGGGCCGGCCTTGATACGAAAAAACTCGGATTGAAACCGGCCCCGGGAACCGGCGCTGTTTCCCGGGCCCTCTTCGTTCCTGCGTTCAACGAGATTTCCGGCTATGATATCCTTCAGATCGTAAAGAACCCGTTCTCGCCTATTTCGCGGTGCATGGTTCACGAAGAGACAGAGATCATCCTTGCTGACGGGACATACATCGGCTCCTTGAAATCGATCCAGATCAATGAAGACGCTTGA
- a CDS encoding tetratricopeptide repeat protein, with the protein MKSNVYLIAGALIAVLIIALVILVAVPVPSANPSADPSVNFQQAGALYTKSVDLANDGKYTEALKAADDALALNSSQLIPIIQSNRAGILVMLGRNADAITAADAALSSHENLTTTFSIAYFNKGNALKNLNRTEEAKAAYNKAHELDPTLVSPI; encoded by the coding sequence ATGAAATCAAATGTCTATCTGATTGCCGGAGCCCTTATTGCGGTTCTGATCATTGCCCTTGTCATTCTTGTGGCCGTGCCCGTACCGTCCGCAAATCCTTCTGCGGACCCGTCTGTGAACTTCCAGCAGGCCGGGGCATTGTATACCAAGAGCGTGGATCTTGCAAATGATGGAAAATATACCGAAGCTCTCAAAGCTGCCGATGATGCACTGGCACTCAATTCTTCCCAGCTTATTCCCATTATCCAGTCAAACCGTGCCGGGATCCTGGTCATGCTCGGAAGGAACGCGGATGCAATAACTGCTGCTGATGCCGCGCTCTCATCGCACGAGAACCTGACAACCACCTTCTCGATAGCGTACTTCAACAAGGGCAATGCCCTCAAAAATCTCAATCGGACCGAGGAAGCAAAAGCTGCGTATAACAAAGCGCATGAACTCGATCCAACCCTCGTTTCCCCCATCTGA
- a CDS encoding replication factor C small subunit, translated as MDESHTIWIEKYRPSRLADIVGQDEIVERLSSYVKSGNLPHLLFTGNAGVGKTTAAVTLAREFFPDNWQRNFREMNASDERGIDVVRNQIKEFARTGREGGAPFKILFLDEADALTTDAQAALRRTMESYAQTCRFILSCNYSSKIIDPIQSRCAIYRFKPLAPEAVKEEVRRIAGREGLTITESAMDAIVYIAQGDMRKAINAVQGGAIISPTIDEKMIYSITSTARPDEIDDLIGLSLGGDFDAAESLLAQLLHERGIAPNELINQCYRALIKKDLNRGLKVQLIDHLGEADFRLSEGASSDIQMEALIARFVLAAQRMR; from the coding sequence ATGGATGAAAGCCACACCATCTGGATCGAGAAATACCGCCCGTCCCGGCTTGCCGATATTGTAGGACAGGATGAGATCGTTGAGCGGTTGTCATCCTATGTGAAGAGCGGGAATCTTCCTCACCTCCTTTTTACGGGTAATGCTGGTGTCGGAAAAACAACGGCAGCGGTAACCCTTGCCCGGGAATTCTTTCCCGATAACTGGCAGAGGAACTTTCGGGAGATGAATGCTTCGGATGAGCGGGGCATAGATGTTGTACGGAACCAGATCAAGGAGTTCGCCCGGACAGGGCGGGAAGGAGGTGCGCCATTCAAGATCCTCTTCCTCGATGAGGCAGATGCCCTCACTACCGATGCACAGGCCGCCCTGCGCCGGACCATGGAGAGTTATGCGCAGACCTGCCGGTTCATCCTTTCCTGTAATTATTCCTCGAAAATTATCGATCCGATCCAGAGCCGGTGTGCGATTTACCGGTTCAAGCCGCTTGCTCCGGAGGCCGTGAAGGAGGAAGTGCGCCGGATCGCCGGCCGCGAAGGGCTGACAATTACCGAGAGCGCCATGGATGCCATCGTATATATTGCTCAGGGGGATATGCGCAAGGCAATCAATGCGGTCCAGGGAGGTGCGATCATCAGTCCCACAATCGACGAGAAGATGATCTATTCGATCACCTCGACAGCCCGTCCGGACGAGATCGATGATCTTATCGGCCTTTCCCTGGGAGGGGATTTCGATGCCGCCGAATCACTTCTCGCCCAACTCCTCCATGAGCGGGGTATTGCCCCAAACGAACTGATAAACCAGTGTTACCGGGCACTCATTAAAAAAGACCTCAACCGCGGGCTCAAAGTTCAGCTGATCGATCATCTCGGAGAAGCAGATTTCCGCCTGTCTGAAGGGGCCAGCAGCGATATCCAGATGGAGGCTCTCATTGCACGGTTTGTCCTTGCAGCCCAAAGGATGCGGTGA
- a CDS encoding DUF424 domain-containing protein: MFLKVHRSPGTGDVVAVCDRELINTTIRHKELTIPITEAFYGCCPATENEVRDALRKAGSINLMGERCVSLAIGMGLLTRSGCIMIGTVPHAQIY, translated from the coding sequence ATGTTTCTGAAGGTTCATCGTTCACCGGGAACGGGAGATGTCGTGGCGGTGTGTGATCGCGAACTTATCAACACCACGATCCGGCACAAAGAACTCACCATACCCATCACCGAAGCCTTCTATGGGTGTTGCCCTGCAACAGAGAACGAAGTCAGGGATGCATTAAGAAAAGCCGGAAGCATCAATCTCATGGGAGAGCGGTGTGTGAGTCTTGCCATCGGGATGGGACTCCTCACGCGATCCGGCTGTATTATGATCGGGACCGTGCCTCACGCACAGATTTACTAG
- a CDS encoding DUF3821 domain-containing protein: protein MQIPYILTVFVVLFLIVSPVSASLNKISANSPVFIGEADVDISAALNGCHTISWYNSGADINSATPAKSTQIYPINTVTTLIYNYNFTRDFYGGYTGTWYCTDLAPYYPVFVVEEPQLDIKVWDLDHNVDVTGKSIPKATNITYRIDTNLYKALVLKNRPNRNLDDTPFTVKLINPNELPVPGIYTGTMGKPGTQILSFDSKPYFTDSPYYWRDGGEWDHNARDLQGTTVYPDGTYSFVVSQNLNHMQDDYVTRSAAEREGKTTKTALVAFEKQPFVATVTEPPVTTAVTLSTQVSTQQPTESGTSLPTLPTSTPVPKKTTYSPIPEWLGIAGLVIAGIFIIRKQA from the coding sequence ATGCAAATACCATATATTTTAACCGTTTTTGTCGTGTTGTTCCTCATCGTTTCTCCTGTCTCGGCAAGCCTGAACAAGATCTCTGCCAACTCACCTGTATTTATCGGGGAGGCGGATGTCGACATCTCTGCCGCACTGAACGGTTGTCATACGATCTCATGGTATAACAGCGGTGCAGATATCAATTCTGCCACTCCTGCCAAAAGCACCCAGATCTATCCGATCAATACCGTTACAACTCTTATCTATAACTATAACTTTACCCGTGATTTTTATGGTGGCTATACCGGCACGTGGTATTGTACTGATCTGGCTCCCTACTATCCTGTATTCGTTGTGGAGGAGCCACAGCTCGATATCAAAGTCTGGGACCTTGATCATAATGTAGATGTAACCGGCAAATCCATTCCGAAGGCAACGAACATCACGTACCGGATAGACACCAACCTTTACAAGGCACTTGTGTTAAAAAACCGGCCTAACCGGAATCTTGATGATACCCCTTTTACAGTCAAACTAATTAATCCAAACGAATTACCAGTTCCGGGTATCTACACAGGAACTATGGGAAAACCGGGAACACAAATCCTCTCCTTTGACAGCAAACCATATTTCACCGACTCACCATATTACTGGAGAGATGGTGGTGAATGGGATCATAACGCCCGCGATCTGCAGGGAACTACCGTTTACCCTGATGGGACGTACTCTTTTGTCGTAAGCCAGAACCTCAACCATATGCAGGATGACTATGTCACACGATCAGCTGCAGAACGTGAGGGGAAGACAACAAAGACGGCTCTCGTGGCCTTTGAGAAGCAACCTTTTGTCGCGACCGTGACAGAACCCCCAGTAACGACTGCCGTAACCTTGTCGACACAGGTTTCAACACAGCAACCTACTGAATCAGGAACCTCTCTTCCCACACTTCCCACTTCAACTCCTGTTCCAAAAAAGACAACATATTCGCCCATACCGGAATGGCTCGGGATTGCCGGTCTTGTCATAGCAGGCATCTTCATCATCAGGAAACAAGCCTGA
- a CDS encoding TatD family hydrolase — MKSLKFPVTDDHIHIDPVNGRGIEAAKDFFRAGGTHMFLVSKPSWSLSVHPDTGPDYARVFDETLRVAGLVSETGVVVFPVLGVHPAEITRLTERMTLDKAVDVMKGGLDCAARYIREGKAVALKSGRPHYEVAPEILAASNQVLMHALRLAAECGCALQIHAETGPCVDIIRMAENAHIPVERVVKHYGSPETPLHPSLIAKHEAIEQLVRERRRFTMESDYMDENSRPGAVIGPKSVPRYTNQLLSQGKMTEEDCFFIHAETVEKVYGVTIHLA; from the coding sequence ATGAAATCCCTGAAATTTCCCGTAACTGACGACCATATCCACATCGATCCGGTCAACGGGAGGGGTATTGAGGCGGCAAAGGATTTTTTCCGGGCCGGCGGGACCCATATGTTCCTTGTTTCAAAACCATCCTGGTCACTCTCCGTTCATCCGGATACCGGTCCCGATTATGCCCGGGTCTTTGATGAGACCCTCCGTGTTGCAGGACTGGTTTCTGAGACCGGGGTCGTGGTCTTTCCCGTTCTGGGGGTTCATCCGGCCGAGATTACCCGTCTTACTGAGCGAATGACCCTGGACAAGGCCGTGGATGTCATGAAAGGCGGCCTTGACTGTGCTGCCCGGTATATCCGGGAAGGAAAAGCCGTTGCCCTCAAGAGCGGAAGACCACATTACGAGGTCGCACCTGAAATTCTTGCAGCATCGAACCAGGTTCTGATGCATGCGCTCAGGCTTGCCGCGGAATGCGGGTGCGCACTCCAGATCCATGCTGAGACCGGCCCATGCGTGGATATCATCAGGATGGCAGAGAATGCCCACATCCCTGTTGAGCGGGTTGTGAAGCATTACGGATCCCCCGAAACACCCCTTCACCCGTCACTCATTGCAAAACACGAGGCAATAGAGCAGCTGGTCAGGGAGCGGCGCCGGTTTACGATGGAGAGCGACTATATGGACGAGAACTCGCGCCCGGGTGCCGTGATAGGGCCCAAATCCGTTCCCCGGTATACCAATCAGCTCCTTTCCCAGGGAAAAATGACGGAGGAAGATTGTTTTTTCATCCATGCCGAAACCGTCGAAAAAGTGTATGGCGTTACTATTCATCTGGCCTGA
- a CDS encoding minichromosome maintenance protein MCM: protein MDTAPDLHESDKTGDWSRLLKQKYKKQLGEISREYPHKRSLIIDYREIEKFGKVGIGLADELLENPGKVIEDVWEAVKANQLIRTKDAKEPKGVNIRFTNLPKKTAIRDIRSEDINTFISVDGILRKTTEVRPRIVEAVFRCPAGHFTKKEQKYGKFIEPDGCATEGCTFKKIELLPKRSKFVDSQKLRIQESPEGLRGGEQPQTLDVDVTDDLSGTVSPGDRVIINGILRSMQRVIKGEKSTVFDIFLECNSIEIAEKEFEEVEIDEKAEDEIHNLSKDPMIYRMITHSIAPTIYGGEDVKQAIALQLFGGIAKEMPDGSRLRGDIHVLLIGDPGIAKSQLLRYVVKLSPRAIYTSGQSSTAAGLTATAVKDEFGEGRWTLEAGALVLADMGVAAVDEMDKMEKGDRSALHEAMEQQSISVAKAGITATLKSRCALLGAANPKYGRFDMFGDISDQINMPPSLLSRFDLIFIMTDQPEQKRDLAIAEHILKAHSTGELIAQHKKTPIDGVTDEYIAQQLKPVMPDIDPALFRKYVAYAKRSCFPILSAEAKEAIVNYYLKLRGIAEPNKPVPVTARQLEALVRLAEASARIRLSNAIDLSDAERVIHIVDACLRQIAYDAKTGTFDIDKVVTGISKEKRDIVRVIKDAIRDIGGESRRAGIDQVIEAVSSKGFARDKVKEGIDMLLRHGEAMEPKSGIIQLI from the coding sequence ATGGATACTGCACCTGATCTTCATGAATCTGATAAAACCGGGGACTGGAGCCGGCTTCTCAAACAGAAGTACAAAAAGCAACTCGGGGAGATATCACGGGAATATCCCCACAAGAGATCTCTTATTATCGATTACCGGGAGATCGAGAAGTTCGGGAAAGTCGGGATTGGGCTTGCAGACGAGCTCCTTGAAAATCCAGGCAAGGTTATCGAGGACGTCTGGGAAGCTGTCAAGGCCAACCAGCTCATAAGGACAAAAGATGCGAAGGAACCCAAAGGGGTCAATATCCGGTTCACCAACCTGCCGAAAAAAACAGCGATCCGCGATATCCGTTCCGAAGATATCAATACATTTATTTCCGTTGATGGTATCCTCCGGAAAACCACAGAGGTCCGGCCCCGTATTGTAGAGGCGGTATTTCGTTGTCCTGCGGGCCATTTCACCAAAAAAGAGCAGAAATACGGGAAATTCATCGAGCCGGACGGGTGTGCTACTGAAGGATGCACGTTTAAAAAGATCGAACTCTTACCCAAGCGTTCGAAGTTTGTCGATTCCCAGAAACTCAGGATTCAGGAATCACCCGAAGGTCTGCGGGGAGGTGAACAGCCGCAGACCCTTGATGTCGATGTCACTGACGATCTCTCGGGTACAGTTTCACCTGGAGACCGGGTCATCATCAATGGCATTCTCCGGTCCATGCAGCGGGTAATCAAAGGCGAGAAGAGCACCGTCTTTGATATCTTCCTTGAATGTAATTCCATCGAGATCGCGGAGAAGGAGTTCGAAGAGGTCGAGATCGATGAGAAAGCTGAAGATGAAATACATAACCTCAGCAAGGATCCGATGATCTACCGGATGATCACTCATTCAATTGCACCGACGATTTACGGAGGAGAAGATGTCAAACAGGCAATCGCCCTGCAGCTCTTCGGGGGTATTGCAAAAGAGATGCCTGACGGCAGCCGCCTCCGGGGAGATATCCATGTCCTGCTCATCGGCGACCCGGGTATTGCCAAAAGTCAGCTCCTGCGGTACGTGGTGAAACTTTCACCCAGGGCAATCTATACGAGCGGCCAGTCCTCCACTGCAGCGGGTCTCACGGCAACTGCAGTGAAAGATGAATTCGGGGAAGGCCGCTGGACACTTGAAGCAGGCGCGCTCGTACTTGCCGACATGGGTGTCGCAGCAGTCGATGAGATGGATAAGATGGAGAAGGGGGATCGTTCTGCCCTTCACGAGGCCATGGAACAGCAGTCGATAAGCGTAGCAAAGGCAGGGATCACTGCTACCCTCAAGTCGCGGTGTGCGCTTCTCGGTGCGGCAAACCCGAAGTATGGCAGGTTTGACATGTTCGGGGATATCTCGGACCAGATCAATATGCCCCCGTCACTTCTCTCCCGTTTCGACCTCATCTTCATCATGACCGACCAGCCGGAACAGAAGAGGGATCTTGCCATAGCCGAACACATCCTCAAGGCCCACAGTACCGGCGAACTGATAGCGCAACACAAGAAAACCCCCATTGACGGGGTAACTGACGAATACATTGCGCAGCAGCTCAAACCCGTTATGCCGGATATTGATCCGGCCCTGTTCCGCAAATACGTCGCATATGCCAAACGGTCATGTTTCCCGATCCTTTCCGCCGAGGCAAAGGAAGCAATCGTGAACTACTACCTCAAACTCCGGGGAATTGCCGAACCCAATAAGCCCGTTCCCGTTACAGCCCGGCAGCTCGAGGCACTCGTGCGACTGGCAGAGGCCAGTGCCCGGATCCGCCTTTCCAACGCGATTGATCTCAGCGATGCCGAACGGGTCATCCACATCGTGGACGCATGCCTGCGCCAGATCGCGTACGATGCCAAGACCGGGACCTTCGATATCGACAAGGTCGTTACCGGCATCTCCAAGGAGAAGCGCGATATCGTCCGGGTCATAAAAGATGCCATCCGTGACATCGGCGGGGAAAGCCGGCGGGCCGGTATCGACCAGGTTATCGAAGCGGTGAGCTCCAAGGGTTTTGCGCGGGACAAAGTAAAGGAAGGTATCGACATGCTGCTCCGGCATGGCGAGGCCATGGAACCGAAATCCGGTATCATCCAATTGATCTGA